Proteins found in one Oryza glaberrima chromosome 4, OglaRS2, whole genome shotgun sequence genomic segment:
- the LOC127771318 gene encoding phytosulfokine receptor 1-like isoform X1 — protein sequence MTTRRCLCSALQEMSLLSHFCLCLQRKAGSCCRCIRFLLVFVFVLHIHGGHSQMCDPADLAALLAFSDGLDRMGAGLVGWGPNDTSCCSWTGISCDLGRVVELDLSNRSLSRNSLRGVAVAQLGRLPCLRRLDLSTNGLAGAFPARGFPAIEVVNVSSNGFTGPHPAFPGAPNLTVLDITNNAFSGSINVTALCSSPVKILRFSANAFSGDVPAGFSQCKVLNELSLDSNGLTGSLPKDLYTISELRWLSLQENQLSGSLDKALGNLSKLTLIDLSYNMFTGTIPDVFGKLRSLEFLNLASNQLNGTLPLSLSHCLMLRVVSLRNNSLSGEITIDCRLLTRLNNFDAGTNKLRGAIPPRLASCTELRTLNLARNKLQGELPESFKNLTSLSYLSLTGNGFTNLSSALQVLQHLPNLTSLVLTNNFRGGETMPMDGIEGFKRMQVLVLANCALLGTVPPWLQSLKSLSVLDISWNNLHGEIPPWLGNLDSLFYIDLSNNSFSGELPATFTQMKSSSNGSNGQASTEDLPLSFVKKNSAPTAKGLKSNQLNSFPPSLILSNNMFVGPILPSFGCLVKLHVLDLSFNKFSGPIPNELSNMLSLEILDLAHNNLSGSIPSSLTKLNFLSKFDVSFNNLSGDIPTGGQFSTFTEEEIAGNPALALSQSQSCYKRAVTTEMSSETRFTFGLFLTVEAGFAFGLLTVWNVLFFASSWRAAYFQMVDNFFDRFYVITMVNLNRLRRKWEHKDHP from the coding sequence ATGACTACTCGCCGTTGTTTGTGCAGTGCCCTGCAGGAAATGAGCCTCCTTTCCCATTTCTGCCTCTGCCTCCAGCGAAAGGCGGGAAGCTGCTGCCGTTGCATCCGCTTCTTACTAGTGTTCGTCTTCGTGCTCCACATCCATGGCGGCCACTCCCAGATGTGCGACCCCGCTGACCTAGCGGCGCTTCTGGCCTTCTCCGATGGCTTGGACAGGATGGGCGCCGGGCTGGTCGGATGGGGTCCCAACGACACCTCCTGCTGCTCGTGGACGGGCATTTCATGCGATCTCGGGAGGGTGGTGGAGCTGGATCTCTCCAACCGGAGCCTCTCCCGGAACTCTCTTcgcggcgtggcggtggcgcagcTCGGCCGCCTGCCGTGCCTGCGGCGCCTCGACCTCAGCACGAACGGCCTCGCTGGCGCGTTCCCGGCGAGAGGCTTCCCGGCGATCGAGGTGGTGAACGTCTCCTCCAACGGATTCACCGGGCCGCACCCTGCGTTCCCCGGTGCGCCGAACCTGACGGTTCTTGATATCACCAACAACGCCTTCTCCGGCAGCATCAACGTCACCGCGCTCTGCTCTTCACCGGTCAAGATCCTAAGGTTCTCGGCGAATGCGTTCTCTGGTGATGTGCCCGCCGGCTTTAGCCAGTGCAAGGTACTCAACGAGCTTTCCCTTGACAGCAATGGCCTTACTGGGAGCCTCCCCAAGGACTTGTACACGATTTCAGAGTTGAGGTGGCTAAGCTTACAGGAAAATCAGCTCTCCGGCAGCCTCGATAAGGCCCTCGGTAACCTCTCCAAGCTTACCCTGATTGACTTGTCTTATAATATGTTCACAGGCACCATACCTGATGTCTTTGGAAAATTAAGGAGCTTGGAGTTCTTAAACTTGGCCTCCAACCAACTGAACGGCACATTGCCATTATCACTATCGCACTGCCTGATGCTGAGAGTGGTCAGCCTAAGGAACAATTCGCTGTCCGGTGAGATCACCATTGACTGCAGATTGCTCACGAGGCTGAACAACTTTGATGCTGGGACCAACAAGCTGCGTGGTGCTATACCGCCTCGCCTTGCCTCGTGCACTGAATTGAGGACGCTGAACCTTGCAAGGAACAAGCTTCAGGGGGAGCTACCGGAGAGCTTCAAGAATTTGACATCACTGTCATACCTTTCTCTTACGGGGAATGGTTTTACCAACTTGTCATCAGCATTGCAAGTCTTGCAGCACCTGCCCAACTTAACTAGCTTGGTGCTCACCAATAACTTCCGTGGTGGTGAAACCATGCCAATGGACGGCATCGAAGGGTTCAAGAGAATGCAGGTTCTTGTCCTGGCGAACTGTGCACTCTTGGGCACGGTTCCACCTTGGCTGCAGAGCTTGAAGAGCCTCAGTGTGCTGGATATTTCATGGAACAATTTGCATGGGGAGATCCCACCATGGTTAGGCAACCTCGACAGTCTTTTCTACATCGATCTGTCCAACAACTCATTCAGTGGGGAGCTTCCTGCAACCTTTACACAGATGAAGAGTTCAAGTAATGGCTCAAATGGGCAGGCGTCGACAGAAGACCTCCCATTATCCTTCGTCAAGAAGAATTCAGCTCCGACTGCTAAAGGCTTGAAGTCCAACCAACTCAATTCCTTCCCGCCATCACTGATCCTCTCAAATAACATGTTTGTTGGGCCAATATTGCCATCCTTTGGCTGTCTTGTGAAGCTTCATGTGCTGGACTTGAGCTTCAACAAATTTTCGGGGCCAATTCCTAATGAGTTATCAAATATGTTAAGTTTGGAAATACTGGATTTGGCGCACAATAATCTCAGCGGTAGCATACCATCTTCTTTAACGAAGCTCAACTTTCTCTCCAAATTTGATGTTTCATTCAACAATTTGTCTGGAGATATCCCAACAGGAGGGCAATTCTCCACATTCACAGAAGAGGAGATCGCGGGCAATCCTGCGCTGGCTCTTAGTCAGAGCCAGTCATGCTACAAACGGGCGGTCACGACTGAAATGAGTTCTGAGACACGTTTTACTTTTGGGCTTTTTTTGACCGTGGAAGCTGGATTTGCTTTTGGACTGTTAACCGTCTGGAACGTACTGTTCTTTGCAAGTTCTTGGAGGGCCGCGTATTTTCAGATGGTTGATAATTTCTTTGATAGGTTTTATGTGATAACAATGGTGAACTTGAACAGACTCAGAAGGAAATGGGAACATAAAGATCATCCTTAA
- the LOC127770966 gene encoding pentatricopeptide repeat-containing protein At3g50420-like — protein MPPDWSRLGLEEALAAAALLLRSCSPRRAVLRRSRAVHALLVVSSTPSSPTPTTFVANQLLSLYARLSAVTDALALLRSTPRPSVVSYNTVLSALCRAPRHAPEGLRLFRRLHASGLRPTAPSLCALLRAAGELRDRRAGAAAHSQAATLGFLASDIVPTALLQMYSQCGAPRDANQVFDEMATRDGVAWNCVMHCNVRYGYLDRALGQFCRMVRGGLPPTESTLSSVLSGCGRAGDCRRGRALHGWVVKLDELDPDMPLQNALLDMYSSCGDLDTALRVFERIETPDLVSWNTLIAGFSGVGDGCSAMHAFVQLKAVQFDERVVPDEYTLAAVVSASATLPAMFGGKPLHAEVIKAGLENSVFVGNTLLNMYFTNDDPHSARILFDSITQKDVIMWTEMVAGHSSLGEGELALRYFFSMLQEGYKVDSFSLSSALNSTAKLAGLKQGEMLHAQVVKSGYEGNICASGSLVDMYAKNGALPGAYLVFCNIQRPDLKCWNSIIGGYGNHGNSEMAFKLFGEMIRDGLQPDHVTYISILSACSHCGLVDKGKFYWFCMMTDGIVPGFKHYTSMVSLLGRADLLDEAVDLMMKSPFAKKCPELWRILLSSCITFRNLSIGVHAAEQALEQDPDDISTHILLSNLYASLGKWDFVAEIRKRMRGLMADKEPGLSWVEMKNVVHVFSADDECHSQIDDCHSELLRLKGNMELLDTCENEFMSSG, from the coding sequence ATGCCACCGGACTGGTCGCGCCTCGGACTGGAGgaggcgctcgccgcggcggcgctgctgctccgATCGTgctcccctcgccgcgccgtcctccgccgctcgcgcgcggtCCACGCGCTCCTCGTGGTCTCCTCCACGCCCTCGTCGCCCACGCCGACCACCTTCGTCGCCAACCAGCTGCTCTCCCTCTACGCCCGCCTCTCCGCCGTCACCGACGCCCTCGCGCTCCTCCGCTCCACGCCGCGCCCCTCCGTCGTCTCCTACAACACCGTCCTCTCCGCGCTCTGCCGCGCCCCGCGCCACGCGCCCGAGGGTCTCCGCCTCTTCCGCCGCCTGCACGCGTCGGGCCTCCGCCCCACCGCACCTAGCCTCTGCGCCCTCCTGCGCGCCGCCGGTGAACTGCGCGACCGCCGCGCGGGGGCCGCCGCGCACTCGCAGGCCGCGACGCTCGGCTTCCTCGCGAGCGACATCGTGCCCACTGCGCTGCTGCAGATGTACTCCCAGTGCGGCGCGCCGAGGGACGCCaaccaggtgttcgacgaaatggcgACGCGGGATGGGGTGGCGTGGAACTGCGTGATGCACTGCAACGTGCGGTATGGCTACCTTGACCGCGCTCTGGGTCAGTTTTGCCGGATGGTGAGGGGTGGATTGCCACCCACCGAGAGCACGCTGTCCTCCGTGCTGAGTGGTTGTGGACGAGCTGGGGATTGCCGCCGAGGGCGTGCGCTCCATGGATGGGTGGTGAAGTTGGATGAGCTTGATCCTGACATGCCACTGCAGAACGCGCTGCTCGACATGTACTCAAGCTGTGGTGATCTGGATACTGCACTGCGCGTGTTTGAGAGAATTGAGACGCCGGACTTAGTGTCATGGAATACTCTGATTGCTGGGTTTTCTGGAGTTGGGGATGGGTGCAGCGCTATGCATGCCTTTGTGCAGCTGAAGGCTGTACAGTTCGATGAACGAGTTGTCCCTGATGAGTACACGCTTGCAGCTGTGGTGTCTGCTTCTGCTACTTTGCCTGCAATGTTTGGTGGGAAGCCGCTTCATGCTGAAGTGATCAAAGCTGGACTGGAGAACAGCGTGTTTGTAGGGAACACACTGCTCAACATGTATTTTACAAACGACGATCCCCACTCTGCACGGATTTTGTTTGATTCCATTACCCAGAAGGATGTAATCATGTGGACCGAGATGGTTGCAGGCCACTCCTCGTTGGGTGAGGGAGAATTGGCCTTAAGGTACTTTTTTAGCATGCTTCAGGAAGGTTACAAGGTCGACAGCTTCTCTTTGAGCAGTGCTTTAAACTCCACGGCCAAGCTTGCAGGCCTTAAACAAGGAGAGATGCTCCATGCTCAAGTGGTAAAAAGTGGTTATGAAGGCAATATTTGTGCCTCTGGAAGCCTAGTTGACATGTATGCAAAAAATGGTGCTCTCCCAGGGGCTTATTTGGTGTTTTGTAACATACAAAGACCAGATTTGAAGTGCTGGAATTCTATAATTGGAGGATATGGTAACCATGGGAATTCTGAAATGGCATTTAAGTTATTTGGTGAGATGATTCGGGATGGGCTGCAACCTGACCATGTAACTTACATCTCCATCCTCTCTGCATGTAGCCACTGCGGACTAGTTGACAAAGGAAAATTCTATTGGTTCTGTATGATGACCGATGGTATTGTGCCTGGGTTCAAGCACTACACTAGCATGGTCAGTTTGTTGGGTAGGGCAGATTTGTTGGATGAAGCAGTTGATTTAATGATGAAATCCCCTTTCGCCAAGAAATGCCCTGAACTATGGAGAATTCTGCTAAGCTCCTGTATAACATTTAGAAATTTATCCATTGGTGTTCATGCTGCTGAACAGGCGCTAGAGCAGGACCCAGATGATATTTCAACACACATATTGCTTTCAAACCTTTACGCCTCTTTAGGTAAATGGGACTTTGTTGCTGAAATTAGGAAAAGAATGAGAGGGCTAATGGCTGATAAGGAGCCTGGGCTGAGCTGGGTCGAGATGAAAAATGTGGTTCATGTCTTCTCTGCAGACGATGAATGCCACTCTCAGATAGATGACTGCCACAGCGAATTGCTTAGACTTAAAGGAAACATGGAATTATTGGATACTTGTGAAAATGAGTTCATGTCAAGTGGCTAA
- the LOC127771318 gene encoding phytosulfokine receptor 1-like isoform X2: MSLLSHFCLCLQRKAGSCCRCIRFLLVFVFVLHIHGGHSQMCDPADLAALLAFSDGLDRMGAGLVGWGPNDTSCCSWTGISCDLGRVVELDLSNRSLSRNSLRGVAVAQLGRLPCLRRLDLSTNGLAGAFPARGFPAIEVVNVSSNGFTGPHPAFPGAPNLTVLDITNNAFSGSINVTALCSSPVKILRFSANAFSGDVPAGFSQCKVLNELSLDSNGLTGSLPKDLYTISELRWLSLQENQLSGSLDKALGNLSKLTLIDLSYNMFTGTIPDVFGKLRSLEFLNLASNQLNGTLPLSLSHCLMLRVVSLRNNSLSGEITIDCRLLTRLNNFDAGTNKLRGAIPPRLASCTELRTLNLARNKLQGELPESFKNLTSLSYLSLTGNGFTNLSSALQVLQHLPNLTSLVLTNNFRGGETMPMDGIEGFKRMQVLVLANCALLGTVPPWLQSLKSLSVLDISWNNLHGEIPPWLGNLDSLFYIDLSNNSFSGELPATFTQMKSSSNGSNGQASTEDLPLSFVKKNSAPTAKGLKSNQLNSFPPSLILSNNMFVGPILPSFGCLVKLHVLDLSFNKFSGPIPNELSNMLSLEILDLAHNNLSGSIPSSLTKLNFLSKFDVSFNNLSGDIPTGGQFSTFTEEEIAGNPALALSQSQSCYKRAVTTEMSSETRFTFGLFLTVEAGFAFGLLTVWNVLFFASSWRAAYFQMVDNFFDRFYVITMVNLNRLRRKWEHKDHP; encoded by the coding sequence ATGAGCCTCCTTTCCCATTTCTGCCTCTGCCTCCAGCGAAAGGCGGGAAGCTGCTGCCGTTGCATCCGCTTCTTACTAGTGTTCGTCTTCGTGCTCCACATCCATGGCGGCCACTCCCAGATGTGCGACCCCGCTGACCTAGCGGCGCTTCTGGCCTTCTCCGATGGCTTGGACAGGATGGGCGCCGGGCTGGTCGGATGGGGTCCCAACGACACCTCCTGCTGCTCGTGGACGGGCATTTCATGCGATCTCGGGAGGGTGGTGGAGCTGGATCTCTCCAACCGGAGCCTCTCCCGGAACTCTCTTcgcggcgtggcggtggcgcagcTCGGCCGCCTGCCGTGCCTGCGGCGCCTCGACCTCAGCACGAACGGCCTCGCTGGCGCGTTCCCGGCGAGAGGCTTCCCGGCGATCGAGGTGGTGAACGTCTCCTCCAACGGATTCACCGGGCCGCACCCTGCGTTCCCCGGTGCGCCGAACCTGACGGTTCTTGATATCACCAACAACGCCTTCTCCGGCAGCATCAACGTCACCGCGCTCTGCTCTTCACCGGTCAAGATCCTAAGGTTCTCGGCGAATGCGTTCTCTGGTGATGTGCCCGCCGGCTTTAGCCAGTGCAAGGTACTCAACGAGCTTTCCCTTGACAGCAATGGCCTTACTGGGAGCCTCCCCAAGGACTTGTACACGATTTCAGAGTTGAGGTGGCTAAGCTTACAGGAAAATCAGCTCTCCGGCAGCCTCGATAAGGCCCTCGGTAACCTCTCCAAGCTTACCCTGATTGACTTGTCTTATAATATGTTCACAGGCACCATACCTGATGTCTTTGGAAAATTAAGGAGCTTGGAGTTCTTAAACTTGGCCTCCAACCAACTGAACGGCACATTGCCATTATCACTATCGCACTGCCTGATGCTGAGAGTGGTCAGCCTAAGGAACAATTCGCTGTCCGGTGAGATCACCATTGACTGCAGATTGCTCACGAGGCTGAACAACTTTGATGCTGGGACCAACAAGCTGCGTGGTGCTATACCGCCTCGCCTTGCCTCGTGCACTGAATTGAGGACGCTGAACCTTGCAAGGAACAAGCTTCAGGGGGAGCTACCGGAGAGCTTCAAGAATTTGACATCACTGTCATACCTTTCTCTTACGGGGAATGGTTTTACCAACTTGTCATCAGCATTGCAAGTCTTGCAGCACCTGCCCAACTTAACTAGCTTGGTGCTCACCAATAACTTCCGTGGTGGTGAAACCATGCCAATGGACGGCATCGAAGGGTTCAAGAGAATGCAGGTTCTTGTCCTGGCGAACTGTGCACTCTTGGGCACGGTTCCACCTTGGCTGCAGAGCTTGAAGAGCCTCAGTGTGCTGGATATTTCATGGAACAATTTGCATGGGGAGATCCCACCATGGTTAGGCAACCTCGACAGTCTTTTCTACATCGATCTGTCCAACAACTCATTCAGTGGGGAGCTTCCTGCAACCTTTACACAGATGAAGAGTTCAAGTAATGGCTCAAATGGGCAGGCGTCGACAGAAGACCTCCCATTATCCTTCGTCAAGAAGAATTCAGCTCCGACTGCTAAAGGCTTGAAGTCCAACCAACTCAATTCCTTCCCGCCATCACTGATCCTCTCAAATAACATGTTTGTTGGGCCAATATTGCCATCCTTTGGCTGTCTTGTGAAGCTTCATGTGCTGGACTTGAGCTTCAACAAATTTTCGGGGCCAATTCCTAATGAGTTATCAAATATGTTAAGTTTGGAAATACTGGATTTGGCGCACAATAATCTCAGCGGTAGCATACCATCTTCTTTAACGAAGCTCAACTTTCTCTCCAAATTTGATGTTTCATTCAACAATTTGTCTGGAGATATCCCAACAGGAGGGCAATTCTCCACATTCACAGAAGAGGAGATCGCGGGCAATCCTGCGCTGGCTCTTAGTCAGAGCCAGTCATGCTACAAACGGGCGGTCACGACTGAAATGAGTTCTGAGACACGTTTTACTTTTGGGCTTTTTTTGACCGTGGAAGCTGGATTTGCTTTTGGACTGTTAACCGTCTGGAACGTACTGTTCTTTGCAAGTTCTTGGAGGGCCGCGTATTTTCAGATGGTTGATAATTTCTTTGATAGGTTTTATGTGATAACAATGGTGAACTTGAACAGACTCAGAAGGAAATGGGAACATAAAGATCATCCTTAA
- the LOC127772324 gene encoding peroxisome biogenesis protein 22-like translates to MPGLAADQDAVSLVRRVSRALNRRLTDLVGLLFHHKSAGSLGAVAGFAIAVVFAWKFLRSSPARPRRPPGPKRPLVGPAAPDSAARDAAEPANPGKLMTRQIVVKRLGGCRKVTCQLLGVIFEEITPQELQTHATVRPSVVELLLEIAKYCDLYLMETVLDDKSEENALLALESAGLFKTGGLMKEKVLFCSSEVGRTSFVRQLEADFHIDTSLDIISQLSRFIRCQLFVSSIEGGQLAGNVFNSPSLEQFFS, encoded by the exons ATGccgggcctcgccgccgaccaggACGCCGTCTCGCTGGTGCGCCGCGTCTCCCGCGCCCTCAACCGCCGCCTCACCGACCTCGTCGGCCTCCTCTTCCACCACAAG AGCGCCGGATCCCTCGGGGCCGTCGCCGGgttcgccatcgccgtcgtgtTCGCGTGGAAGTTCCTGCGGTCGTCGCCGGCCAGGCCGCGCCGGCCCCCCGGACCGAAGCGGCCGCTGGTCGGCCCTGCTGCCCCCGATTCCGCCGCTCGCGATGCGGCTGAGCCTGCCAATCCTGGGAAG CTGATGACACGACAAATCGTGGTGAAGCGACTGGGCGGGTGTAGAAAG GTGACTTGCCAACTGCTTGGTGTTATCTTTGAGGAGATAACTCCTCAGGAGCTTCAG ACACATGCCACTGTTAGACCTTCAGTGGTGGAACTACTACTCGAAATAGCCAAATACTGTGATTTGTATCTGATGGAAACTGTACTTGATGATAAGAGTGAG GAGAATGCTCTATTGGCCCTGGAGAGTGCTGGACTTTTCAAGACTGGTGGCTTGATGAAAGAAAAG GTACTCTTCTGCAGCTCTGAAGTTGGGCGAACTTCATTTGTTCGACAGTTAGAGGCAGATTTTCACATTGACACAAGCCTCGATATAATTTCCCAACTATCT CGGTTCATTCGGTGCCAACTCTTTGTTTCCTCAATAGAAGGAGGACAACTTGCGGGTAATGTATTTAACTCTCCAAGCCTTGAGCAGTTCTTCTCATGA
- the LOC127770364 gene encoding uncharacterized protein At2g24330-like, with the protein MAEGDPPYAASAAASAASPRTPAPPETPSTQKRRQRGLVSRVWKGIFGRREDVEKLLQALSKEEEAVRSRLRRRARASRQSAHNVLAIAAALEIVAVGYAIMTTRSPDLSWQMRATRVLPMFLIPALAALIYSTITSVTKMLDNRDQHTLENLRAERQAKIDELKERTNYYTTQQLIQRYDLDPAAKAAAATVLASKLGADSGLRVFLGDESNRDATSSKSNDAQTTGPRQRKPGHLSNSTGRTYGPESLGGSYAYDGNEGVTTPNQRTVDHFRGPAGNDGGWLARAAALLVGEDPTQCYALICGNCHMHNGLARKEDFAFITYYCPHCNALNGSRQHDEHEMVSPGKETPISHSDGSIGHAGANLANSGAGSPIVKDLPTVEELPAESSVATNLPSAEELPAESPIANNLPAVEELAAESPVASSTPAIEELPAEGTVEKASIDHPAS; encoded by the exons ATGGCAGAAGGCGACCCCCCCtacgccgcctcggccgcggcCTCCGCGGCGTCGCCGCGGACCCCCGCGCCGCCGGAGACGCCGTCGACGCAGAAGAGGAGGCAGCGCGGGCTCGTGTCGCGGGTGTGGAAGGGGATATTCGGGCGGCGCGAGGACGTCGAGAAGCTGCTCCAGGCGCTctccaaggaggaggaggccgtgcgctcccgcctccgccgccgcgcccgcgcctcccGCCAGTCCGCCCACAAcgtcctcgccatcgccgccgcgctcgag ATTGTGGCTGTTGGATATGCGATTATGACTACAAGATCACCGGACCTCAGCTGGCAGATGAGAGCAACCCGGGTGCTGCCCATGTTCCTGATTCCTGCTTTAGCTGCTCTCATTTACTCAACTATTACAAGCGTCACGAAAATGC TTGACAACAGAGATCAACATACTCTTGAAAACCTCCGTGCTGAAAGACAGGCTAAGATTGATGAGTTGAAGGAGAGAACGAATTACTACACTACTCAACAACTTATACAG AGATATGATCTTGATCCTGCTGCAAAAGCTGCAGCAGCAACTGTTTTGGCATCTAAACTGGGTGCTGATTCTGGATTGAGAGTCTTCTTGGGAGATGAGTCGAATAGGGATGCAACATCGAGTAAAAGTAATGATGCCCAAACTACTGGACCGAGGCAAAGAAAACCAGGACACTTGAGCAACAGCACTGGAAGGACATACGGCCCTGAGTCATTAGGCGGTTCATATGCCTATGATGGTAATGAAGGTGTCACCACTCCAAATCAGAGGACTGTTGACCACTTCAGAGGTCCAGCTGGTAATGATGGGGGATGGCTCGCACGAGCAGCTGCTCTGCTTGTAGGGGAAGATCCAACTCAGTGCTATGCGTTAATATGTGGCAACTGCCATATGCATAATG GTCTTGCAAGGAAAGAGGACTTTGCATTCATTACATATTACTGCCCGCACTGTAATGCCCTCAATGGATCACGGCAGCATGATGAGCATGAAATGGTATCTCCTGGTAAGGAGACTCCTATTTCTCATTCCGATGGCAGCATTGGCCACGCCGGTGCAAACCTTGCAAACTCAGGTGCCGGCAGCCCTATCGTGAAAGACTTACCCACGGTTGAAGAATTACCTGCGGAAAGTTCTGTTGCTACTAACTTACCATCTGCCGAAGAACTACCTGCAGAAAGTCCTATTGCCAACAACTTACCAGCAGTTGAAGAATTAGCTGCAGAGAGTCCTGTTGCCAGTAGCACACCTGCTATTGAAGAACTACCTGCAGAAGGTACCGTGGAGAAGGCAAGTATTGATCATCCTGCCAGTTGA